One region of Camelina sativa cultivar DH55 chromosome 6, Cs, whole genome shotgun sequence genomic DNA includes:
- the LOC104790245 gene encoding uncharacterized protein LOC104790245: MGRLFFISVFLLPYVIINITTFALPLSTDSRWIVDDDGSNKGRRVKVTCVNWPSHLETAVAEGLSKQPLDSIAEKIVSMGFNCVRLTWPLYLATDESFSDITTVRQSLLKLRLFQAVSGFQVHNPTILDLPLIKAFQEVVSCLGKHRVMVILDNHISQPGWCCSDNDGNGFFGDKHLNPQVWIKGLKKMASMFANNVSSNVVGMSLRNELRGPKQNIKDWYTYMRKGAEAVHSVNPDVLVIVSGLNYATDLSFLRDRPFEVSFRRKLVFEIHWYGFWNSWEEDNSNMICGRETEKIMKMSGFLLEKGIPLFVSEFGVDQRGNNVNDNKFLSCFMALAADLDLDWALWTLAGSYYIRGRTIGSDETYGVLDWNWLSIRNSTILQMVSTIQTPFRGPGLMETQPKKIMFHPLSGLCVVRKSLFQLKLGSCNRSESWRLSSHRVLSLAEERILCLKAYEKGNSVKLRLFFTEFHCSKWRLLSDSKMQLSSVTKNGAFVCLDVDSRSNKIVTRRCKCLQGNSSCDPRSQWFKLVTSTRRRSISKPFLQISPYSKTSLQKALSILLL, encoded by the exons atgggaagactcttcttcatctctgtctttcttcttccatacGTCATCATAAACATCACCACCTTCGCTCTCCCTCTCTCCACCGACTCACGCTGGATCGTCGACGACGACGGCAGCAACAAAGGTCGGCGCGTGAAGGTCACGTGCGTCAACTGGCCGTCGCATCTTGAAACCGCGGTGGCTGAAGGACTGAGCAAGCAGCCATTGGATTCGATCGCCGAGAAGATCGTCTCAATGGGTTTCAATTGCGTTAGATTGACTTGGCCTCTCTACTTAGCCACCGATGAATCTTTCTCTGATATCACGACTGTGAGACAATCTCTTCTCAAGCTTCGTCTCTTTCAAGCTGTTTCTGGTTTTCAAGTTCACAATCCCACGATTCTTGATCTCCCCCTTATCAAAGCTTTCCAG GAAGTAGTGTCTTGTCTTGGAAAGCATAGAGTAATGGTGATCTTAGACAATCACATAAGCCAACCTGGTTGGTGTTGTAGTGACAATGATGGTAACGGGTTTTTCGGCGATAAACATTTAAACCCTCAAGTTTGGATCAAAGGGTTAAAGAAGATGGCATCAATGTTTGCTAATAACGTTTCATCAAATGTGGTTGGTATGAGTCTGAGAAATGAACTTAGAGGTCCTAAACAGAACATTAAAGATTGGTATACCTATATGAGAAAAGGCGCTGAAGCGGTCCACTCCGTTAACCCGGATGTTCTTGTTATTGTCTCGGGTTTAAATTACGCTACTGACTTATCTTTCCTCCGAGACAGACCCTTTGAAGTTAGCTTTAGGAGGAAACTTGTGTTTGAGATCCATTGGTATGGATTTTGGAACTCTTGGGAAGAAGATAACTCGAACATGATTTGCgggagagaaacagagaagataaTGAAAATGTCGGGGTTTTTGCTCGAGAAAGGGATCCCGTTGTTTGTGAGCGAGTTTGGGGTTGACCAAAGAGGAAACAATGTGAATGACAATAAGTTTCTAAGTTGTTTTATGGCTTTAGCAGCTGATCTTGATCTAGATTGGGCGCTATGGACACTTGCAGGAAGCTATTACATAAGGGGAAGAACCATTGGATCAGATGAAACTTATGGAGTTTTGGATTGGAATTGGTTAAGCATAAGGAACTCAACCATTTTGCAGATGGTTTCTACAATTCAGACTCCTTTTAGAG GACCAGGTCTAATGGAAActcaaccaaagaaaataatgttCCATCCTTTGAGTGGACTTTGCGTTGTAagaaaatcattgtttcaactAAAGCTTGGTTCTTGTAATAGATCAGAAAGCTGGAGACTTTCTTCTCATCGAGTTTTATCATTAGCAGAAGAACGAATCCTCTGTTTAAAAGCTTATGAGAAAGGAAACTCTGTCAAGCTGCGTTTGTTTTTCACTGAGTTTCACTGTTCAAAATGGAGACTTTTGTCTGACTCGAAGATGCAACTCTCGTCCGTAACAAAGAATGGAGCATTTGTCTGTTTGGATGTGGATTCACGCAGTAATAAGATTGTGACAAGAAGATGTAAATGTTTACAAGGAAACTCGAGTTGTGATCCGAGAAGCCAGTGGTTTAAGCTTGTTACTAGCACGAGAAGGCGGTCtatatcaaaaccttttcttcaaATTAGTCCATACTCCAAGACATCTCTTCAGAAGGCTTTATCAATCTTACTGCTTTAG
- the LOC104790244 gene encoding cytochrome P450 86B1-like, giving the protein MSNENSVTSSLIDRISAHLCLQDVSIALLGLFLFGCLQAKLTNKGGPVQWPVFGITPEFFLHVHDVFGWVTRCLTKSRGTFPYQGIWFSGSYGAMTSVPANIEYMLKTNFKNFPKGEFYKERFRDLLEDGIFNADDESWKEQRRIIITEMHSTRFVDHSFQTTRDLIQRKLLKVMESFSNSQEAFDLQEILLRLTFDNICIAGLGDDPGTLDDDLPHVPFAKAFEEATESTLFRFMIPPFLWKPMKFFDVGYEKGLRKAVETVHKFIDKMVLERITMLKDEGTLANSKSDVLSRLIQNESHKRGDENDRFTVKFFRQFCTSFILAGRDTSSVALTWFFWLLTKHPEVETKILREIRQILSQREKNNKNLETGETESFCHFTVKELNDMVYIQAALSESLRLYPPIPMEMKQATEEDVFPDGTFLRKGSRVYFSVYAMGRMKSIWGKDCEMFKPERWIQGGQYVSDDQFKYVVFNAGPRLCLGKTFAYLQMKMVAASILLNYSINVDPDHVVVPRVTTTLYMKHGLKVSITPRSLEEKKQDS; this is encoded by the coding sequence ATGTCTAATGAAAACTCTGTAACGTCGTCATTAATAGATCGCATCTCTGCTCATCTTTGTCTTCAAGATGTATCAATTGCGTTGTTAGGTCTATTCCTTTTCGGTTGCTTGCAAGCCAAGCTAACCAACAAAGGCGGACCAGTGCAATGGCCTGTGTTTGGGATCACTCCCGAGTTCTTCCTTCATGTTCACGATGTCTTCGGATGGGTCACCCGGTGTTTGACGAAAAGCCGAGGAACGTTTCCATACCAAGGGATCTGGTTTAGTGGATCTTATGGAGCCATGACTAGTGTTCCTGCAAACATCGAATACATGCTCAAAACCAATTTCAAGAACTTCCCTAAAGGGGAGTTTTACAAAGAGAGATTCCGCGATTTGCTCGAAGATGGTATTTTCAACGCGGATGATGAATCTTGGAAAGAACAGAGACGGATCATCATAACTGAGATGCACTCGACTCGCTTCGTGGATCATTCTTTTCAGACGACAAGAGATTTGATACAGAGGAAGCTCTTGAAAGTGATGGAGAGTTTCTCAAATTCACAAGAAGCTTTCGATCTTCAAGAGATTCTTTTACGGTTAACGTTTGATAATATCTGCATTGCGGGTCTCGGAGATGACCCCGGGACTTTGGATGATGATCTTCCCCACGTTCCATTCGCTAAAGCGTTTGAAGAAGCAACAGAGTCTACTCTGTTTCGGTTCATGATACCGCCGTTTTTGTGGAAACCGATGAAGTTTTTCGATGTAGGGTATGAGAAAGGGCTGAGGAAAGCGGTTGAGACGGTTCACAAGTTTATAGACAAGATGGTTCTCGAACGAATCACGATGCTTAAGGATGAAGGAACATTAGCTAATAGCAAATCTGATGTCCTCTCGAGGCTAATCCAGAACGAGAGTCACAAAAGAGGCGATGAAAATGATCGGTTCACCGTCAAGTTTTTCAGACAGTTCTGCACAAGCTTCATCTTAGCGGGACGAGACACGAGTTCCGTCGCACTTACTTGGTTCTTCTGGTTGTTAACAAAACACCCGGAAGTCGAAACCAAGATTCTCAGAGAAATCAGACAAATCTTGAgccaaagagagaagaacaacaagaatcTTGAAACAGGAGAAACAGAGAGTTTTTGTCACTTTACAGTCAAAGAACTAAACGATATGGTTTATATACAAGCAGCATTGTCGGAATCTCTTAGACTCTATCCACCAATTCCTATGGAAATGAAACAAGCGACTGAAGAAGACGTGTTTCCTGATGGCACTTTCTTGAGAAAAGGTTCACGCGTTTACTTCTCGGTCTATGCGATGGGAAGAATGAAATCAATTTGGGGAAAAGACTGTGAAATGTTTAAACCAGAGAGATGGATACAAGGAGGGCAATATGTGAGTGATGATCAGTTCAAATACGTCGTGTTCAACGCCGGTCCAAGGCTTTGTTTAGGGAAAACGTTTGCATACTTGCAGATGAAAATGGTAGCTGCTTCGATCTTGTTGAATTACTCAATCAACGTTGATCCAGATCATGTTGTTGTTCCACGAGTAACAACAACTTTGTATATGAAACATGGTCTTAAGGTCAGTATTACACCGAGATCtctggaggagaagaagcaagattcataa